Proteins from a single region of Abyssalbus ytuae:
- the gldN gene encoding gliding motility protein GldN: MNWKGFLLTAIGIILFSSTGYSQANILSAKTPEEIGVKTPQQIEADHDSPLPYGYVGDRDILWSKTVWERLDLDERINFPFYYPVDTVGIGADRRSLYDVLLRAVKTGKIKEVYSDSYFTEKRTLNDLQATLRKVDTTDLGYEQLNAGEQVSPEYVNIRDLTAADIEEWHIKGIWYFDKRQGELKYRLLGLAPVAPDVNFIDSETQDLVELFWVWFPGARDILHDAMVFNHKNTASPISYDQLLNARRFNAHIYKVDNVYGDREIVDYIPENALFQLLEAQRLKEVLRDKEQDMWSY, encoded by the coding sequence ATGAATTGGAAAGGTTTTTTATTAACAGCTATAGGAATAATTCTTTTTTCATCAACAGGTTATTCGCAAGCTAACATACTCAGTGCAAAAACACCGGAGGAAATCGGGGTGAAAACACCTCAACAAATTGAGGCAGATCATGACTCTCCGTTACCTTATGGTTATGTTGGCGACAGAGACATACTATGGTCAAAAACAGTATGGGAAAGACTTGATCTGGATGAAAGAATTAATTTTCCCTTTTATTATCCTGTAGATACTGTAGGTATAGGAGCAGACAGGAGATCGCTTTATGATGTTCTGTTAAGAGCTGTGAAAACCGGAAAAATAAAAGAAGTATATTCTGATTCTTATTTTACCGAAAAGAGGACTCTTAATGACTTACAGGCAACTCTTAGAAAAGTGGATACTACCGATTTAGGTTATGAACAACTTAATGCCGGTGAACAGGTTTCACCCGAATATGTTAATATAAGAGATTTAACTGCGGCTGATATTGAAGAATGGCATATTAAAGGGATATGGTATTTTGATAAGCGCCAGGGAGAATTAAAATACAGATTGTTAGGTTTAGCTCCTGTTGCTCCTGACGTTAACTTTATTGACAGTGAAACCCAGGACTTGGTAGAACTTTTTTGGGTTTGGTTTCCCGGAGCCAGGGATATTTTGCATGATGCAATGGTATTTAATCACAAAAATACTGCCAGTCCTATATCCTATGACCAGCTTTTAAATGCCCGAAGGTTTAATGCACATATATACAAAGTTGATAATGTATATGGCGATAGGGAAATAGTAGATTATATTCCTGAAAATGCATTGTTCCAGTTGTTGGAAGCTCAACGTCTTAAAGAGGTTCTCAGAGATAAAGAACAAGACATGTGGAGCTATTAA
- the gldM gene encoding gliding motility protein GldM: protein MAGGKLSPRQKMINLMYLVFIAMLALNMSKEVLSAFGLMNEKLTSANEKTTLRNDQAYASMEVKASENTDKYGPLNENAKTVKQLSSDFNSYLTDLKSRMMATVSDVNDYEVMDKGDFLDELFFKGDRYTTEGQEFIDKITEYRDGVTAVLDSFPEVKEAVEERFDTGDEDGKVKNRDNRPVDWLDYHFKGFPLVASLTKITQMQTDVKTTEEDVLSIMLAGQLAQEVSMTNYTTLLEQPKSAYYAGEKFDGNIVLGRKDATTRPNKVDVKLDGRQLEEDKDYVIEDGRVKLTVNAGTPGDHTLEGNLIFDQDGEQIEVPVNSTFATITKPNAAVISADKMNVVYRGVSNPMTISIPGIPDNKVSASAPGLSKSRGSRYIMNPGKGRTVKITASGTLPDGQRVSSSNEFRIKDIPRPSGTVRGEFGEVKMPRRNLEIATVGAILEDFDFDLNLAISGFKFKVPGQPTVQVRGNKLDGRAKSALQRAKRGEAVQFFDIEAYITNNRSYKLKKVSPVVVELTN from the coding sequence ATGGCAGGAGGAAAATTATCACCGCGGCAAAAAATGATTAACCTTATGTATCTGGTTTTCATAGCTATGCTTGCGTTAAATATGAGTAAAGAAGTACTATCGGCATTCGGTTTAATGAACGAAAAGTTGACAAGTGCTAATGAAAAGACTACCTTGAGAAATGATCAGGCTTATGCTAGTATGGAAGTAAAAGCCAGTGAAAATACAGATAAATACGGCCCTTTAAACGAAAACGCCAAGACAGTCAAACAATTATCATCCGATTTTAATAGTTATCTGACTGATTTAAAAAGCCGGATGATGGCAACAGTTTCTGATGTAAATGATTATGAAGTAATGGATAAAGGCGATTTCCTTGATGAATTATTTTTTAAAGGAGATAGGTATACTACTGAAGGCCAGGAATTTATAGATAAAATAACTGAATATAGAGATGGCGTGACAGCTGTTTTAGATAGTTTTCCTGAAGTTAAGGAAGCTGTTGAAGAACGTTTTGATACAGGGGATGAAGATGGGAAAGTTAAAAATCGTGATAACAGACCGGTAGATTGGTTAGATTATCATTTTAAAGGTTTTCCTTTGGTAGCTTCTCTTACTAAAATAACTCAAATGCAAACTGACGTTAAAACTACCGAAGAAGATGTTTTATCTATTATGTTGGCCGGTCAGTTAGCTCAGGAAGTTTCTATGACAAACTATACTACTTTATTAGAACAACCAAAATCTGCATACTATGCAGGTGAAAAATTTGATGGTAATATTGTACTTGGTAGAAAAGATGCCACTACAAGACCTAACAAAGTAGATGTTAAACTTGATGGCAGACAATTAGAAGAAGATAAAGACTATGTGATTGAAGACGGTAGAGTTAAGCTCACAGTTAATGCAGGGACTCCTGGAGATCACACTTTAGAAGGGAATCTTATTTTTGACCAGGATGGAGAACAAATTGAAGTTCCTGTAAATTCAACTTTTGCTACTATTACAAAGCCAAATGCTGCTGTTATATCTGCAGATAAAATGAATGTTGTATATCGCGGTGTTTCTAACCCAATGACGATATCTATTCCGGGAATTCCGGATAATAAAGTAAGTGCCTCAGCGCCAGGTTTATCAAAAAGTAGGGGAAGCAGATATATTATGAATCCCGGAAAAGGTAGAACTGTGAAGATTACAGCTTCAGGTACACTGCCGGACGGTCAAAGAGTAAGTAGCAGTAATGAATTCAGAATTAAAGATATACCAAGACCTTCAGGAACTGTAAGAGGTGAATTTGGCGAAGTTAAAATGCCAAGAAGAAACCTTGAAATAGCTACTGTAGGAGCAATTCTTGAAGATTTTGATTTTGATCTGAATCTTGCTATAAGCGGGTTTAAATTTAAAGTTCCGGGTCAACCAACAGTACAGGTGCGAGGTAATAAATTGGACGGTAGAGCTAAAAGTGCTTTGCAAAGAGCCAAAAGAGGTGAGGCTGTACAGTTTTTTGATATCGAAGCATATATAACTAATAACAGGTCTTATAAACTTAAAAAAGTTTCGCCAGTTGTAGTTGAACTCACAAATTAA
- the gldL gene encoding gliding motility protein GldL: MAQSKSSKKLFNMAYGLGASVVILGALFKILHWEFMGIGGGLLLAIGLITEAVIFAISAFEPVDDELDWTLVYPELAGGKSKDKRETESPQGLLSKKLDEMLKEARVDSSLISSLGESIRNFEGAARNISPTADAIASTKRYSEEMTLAAAQMESLNSLYKVQLESASKQASANEEIAANAAKLKEQMESLASNLSSLNGVYGGMLSAMNRNN; this comes from the coding sequence ATGGCACAATCAAAATCTTCGAAAAAGCTGTTTAATATGGCGTATGGACTAGGAGCATCTGTTGTTATCTTAGGAGCTTTATTTAAAATTTTGCACTGGGAATTTATGGGAATAGGCGGTGGACTTTTATTAGCCATAGGTCTTATTACTGAGGCAGTAATTTTTGCCATTTCAGCTTTTGAGCCTGTTGATGATGAACTGGATTGGACACTTGTTTATCCCGAATTAGCCGGCGGGAAAAGTAAAGATAAAAGAGAGACAGAAAGCCCACAGGGTTTATTGTCTAAAAAATTGGATGAAATGCTTAAAGAAGCAAGAGTAGACTCTTCTTTAATAAGCAGCTTGGGTGAAAGCATTCGTAATTTTGAAGGAGCTGCAAGAAATATTTCACCAACTGCTGATGCAATTGCTTCAACAAAAAGATATAGTGAAGAAATGACGTTAGCTGCTGCCCAAATGGAATCATTAAACAGTTTGTATAAAGTTCAGTTGGAAAGTGCAAGCAAACAAGCTTCTGCCAATGAAGAAATTGCTGCAAATGCTGCTAAACTAAAAGAGCAAATGGAGTCATTAGCTTCCAACCTCTCTTCCTTAAATGGAGTTTATGGAGGAATGCTATCTGCAATGAATAGAAATAATTAG